Proteins encoded within one genomic window of Pongo abelii isolate AG06213 chromosome 18, NHGRI_mPonAbe1-v2.0_pri, whole genome shotgun sequence:
- the RIPOR1 gene encoding rho family-interacting cell polarization regulator 1 isoform X6, with amino-acid sequence MMSLSVRPQRRLLSARVSRSQSFAGVLGSHERGPRYTAAQGWSFPVFSPPGPPRKPPALSRVSRMFSVAHPAAKVPQPERLDLVYTALKRGLTAYLEVHQQEQEKLQGQIRESKRNSRLGFLYDLDKQVKSIERFLRRLEFHASKIDELYEAYCVQRRLRDGAYNMVRAYTTGSPGSREARDSLAEATRGHREYTESMCLLESELEAQLGEFHLRMKGLAGFARLCVGDQYEICMKYGRQRWKLRGRIEGSGKQVWDSEETIFLPLLTEFLSIKVTELKGLANHVVVGSVSCETKDLFAALPQVVAVDINDLGTIKLSLEVTWSPFDKDDQPSAASSVNKASTVTKRFSTYSQSPPDTPSLREQAFYNMLRRQEELENGTAWSLSSESSDDSSSPQLSGTARHSSAPRPLVQQPEPLPIQVAFRRPETPSSGPLDEEGAVAPVLANGHAPYSRTLSHISEASVDAALAEASVEAVGPESLAWGPSPPTHPAPTHGEHPGPVPPAPDTGDSATSSTLGTTGSVPTSTDPAPSAHLDSVHKSTDSGPSELPGPTHTTTGSTYSAITPTHSAPSPPTHTTTGSTHKPIISTLTTTGPTLNIIGPVQTTTSPTHTMPSPTHTPTSPTHTPTSPTHTPTSPTHKTRMSPPTTTSPIPSGMGLVQTATSPTHSTTSPTHPTTSPTHPTTSPILINVSPSTSLELATLSSPSKHSDPTLPGTDSLPCSPPASNSYTQADPIAPRTPHLSPAHSSRKPLTSPAPDPPESMVQSLSPTPSPPTPAPQHSDLSLAMAVQTPVPRAAGGSGDRSLEEALGALMAALDDYRGQFPELQGLEQEVTRLESLLMRQGLTRSRASSLSITVEHALESFSFLNEDEDGDNDVPGDRPPSSLEAGAEDSIDSPSDRPLSTGCPALDAALVRHLYHCSRLLLKLGTFGPLRCQEAWALERLLREARVLEAVCEFSRRWEIPASSAQEVVQFSASRPGFLTFWDQCTEGLSCFLCPVERVLLTFCNQYGARLSLRQPGLAEAVCVKFLEDALGQKLPRRPQPGPGEQLTVFQFWSFVETLDSPTMEAYVTETAEEVLLVRNLNSDDQAVVLKALRLAPEGRLRRDGLRALSSLLVHGNNKVMAAVSTQLRSLSLGPTFRERALLCFLDQLEDEDVQTRVAGCLALGCIKAPEGIEPLVYLCQTDTEAVREAARQSLQQCGEEGQSAHRRLEESLDALPRIFGPGSMASTAF; translated from the exons ATGATGTCCCTGTCGGTGCGGCCGCAGCGCCGCCTGCTCAGCGCCCGGGTCAGTAGGAGCCAGTCCTTCGCAGGCGTCCTCGGCAGCCACGAGCGGGGGCCCAGGTACACGGCCGCGCAGGGTTG GAGCTTCCCGGTCTTCAGCCCGCCGGGGCCCCCACGGAAACCCCCCGCGCTCTCCCGAGTGTCCAGGATGTTTTCCGTGGCTCACCCCGCCGCCAAGGTGCCGCAGCCCGAGCGGCTGGACCTGGTGTACACGGCGCTGAAGCGGGGCCTGAC GGCCTACTTGGAAGTGCACCAGCAGGAGCAGGAGAAACTCCAGGGGCAGATAAGGGAGTCCAAGAGGAATTCCCGCTTG GGCTTCCTGTATGATCTGGACAAG CAAGTCAAGTCCATTGAACGCTTCCTGCGACGACTGGAGTTCCATGCCAGCAAG ATCGATGAGCTGTATGAGGCATACTGTGTCCAGCGGCGTCTCCGGGATGGTGCCTACAACATGGTCCGTGCCTACACCACTGGGTCCCCGGGGAGCCGAGAGGCCCGGGACAGCCTGGCAGAGGCCACTCGGGGGCATCGAGAGTACACGGAG AGCATGTGTCTGCTGGAGAGCGAGCTGGAGGCACAGCTGGGCGAGTTTCATCTCCGAATGAAAG GGCTGGCTGGCTTCGCCAGGCTGTGTGTGGGCGATCAGTATGAG ATCTGCATGAAATATGGGCGTCAGCGCTGGAAACTACGGGGCCGAATTGAGGGTAGTGGAAAGCAGGTGTGGGACAGTGAAGAAACCATCTTTCTCCCTCTACTCACGGAATTTCTGTCTATTAAG GTGACAGAACTGAAGGGCCTGGCCAACCATGTGGTTGTGGGCAGTGTCTCCTGTGAGACCAAGGACCTGTTTGCTGCCCTGCCCCAGGTTGTGGCTGTGGATATCAATGACCTTGGTACCATCAAGCTCAGCCTGGAAGTCACATGGAG CCCCTTCGACAAGGATGACCAGCCTTCAGCCGCTTCTTCTGTCAACAAGGCCTCCACAGTCACCAAGCGCTTCTCCACCTATAGCCAGAGCCCACCGGACACACCCTCACTTCGGGAACAGGCTTTCTAT AACATGCTGCGAcggcaggaggagctggagaATGGGACAGCATGGTCCCTGTCATCCGAATCTTCAGATGACTCATCCAGCCCACAGCTCTCAGGAACTGCCCGCCACTCATCAGCCCCTAGGCCCCTGGTGCAGCAGCCCGAGCCCCTTCCCATCCAAGTTGCCTTCCGTAGGCCTGAGACCCCCAGCTCTGGGCCCTTGGATGAGGAGGGGGCCGTGGCCCCAGTCCTGGCAAATGGGCATGCACCCTACAGTCGGACTCTGAGCCACATCAGTGAGGCTAGTGTAGATGCTGCCTTGGCTGAGGCTTCAGTGGAGGCCGTTGGCCCAGAAAGCCTAGCCTGGGGACCTAGCCCACCTACACACCCAGCTCCCACCCATGGAGAGCACCCCGGTCCTGTTCCTCCTGCCCCGGACACTGGCGACTCTGCCACAAGCTCCACCCTCGGTACAACAGGCTCTGTCCCCACATCTACAGACCCTGCCCCATCTGCACACCTAGACTCAGTTCATAAGTCCACAGACTCTGGCCCTTCAGAACTGCCAGGCCCCACTCACACCACTACAGGCTCTACCTATAGTGCCATTACCCCTACCCACAGTGCTCCAAGCCCCCCTACTCACACTACTACAGGCTCCACCCACAAGCCCATAATCTCTACCCTTACTACTACAGGCCCTACCCTCAATATCATAGGCCCAGTCCAGACTACCACAAGCCCCACCCACACTATGCCAAGCCCTACCCATACCCCCACAagccccacccacacccccacaaGCCCCACCCATACCCCCACAAGTCCCACACACAAAACCAGGATGTCACCTCCCACCACTACAAGTCCTATCCCCAGTGGTATGGGCCTAGTCCAGACTGCCACAAGTCCCACCCATTCTACCACAAGCCCCACCCATCCTACCACAAGCCCCACCCATCCCACCACAAGCCCCATCCTTATAAATGTAAGCCCTTCCACTTCTCTAGAACTTGCTACCCTCTCTAGCCCCTCCAAACACTCAGACCCCACCCTCCCAGGCACTGACTCCCTTCCCTGTAGTCCCCCAGCCTCCAATTCCTACACTCAGGCAGACCCTATAGCCCCCAGAACCCCCCACCTAAGTCCTGCCCATTCCAGTAGGAAACCCCTCACAAGCCCTGCCCCAGATCCCCCAGAGTCTATGGTTCAGAGTCTAAGCCCCActccctcacccccaacccctgcaCCCCAGCATTCAGACCTTAGCCTGGCCATGGCTGTCCAGACCCCAGTCCCAAGGGCAGCCGGAGGGTCTGGGGACAGGAGCCTGGAGGAGGCACTGGGGGCCCTAATGGCTGCCCTGGATGACTACCGTGGCCAGTTTCCTGAGCTGCAGGGCCTGGAGCAGGAGGTGACCCGACTAGAGAGTCTGCTCATG AGACAAGGTCTGACTCGCAGCCGGGCCTCCAGTCTCAGCATCACTGTGGAGCATGCCTTGGAGAGCTTCAGCTTCCTCAATGAAGACGAAGATGGAGACAATGATGTTCCTGGGGACAG GCCTCCAAGCAGCCTGGAGGCTGGGGCTGAGGACAGCATAGACTCACCCAGTGACCGCCCCCTCAGCACGGGGTGTCCAGCTCTGGACGCTGCCTTGGTCCGGCACCTGTACCACTGCAGTCGCCTCCTGCTG AAACTGGGCACATTTGGGCCCCTGCGCTGCCAGGAGGCATGGGCCCTGGAGCGGCTGCTGCGGGAAGCCCGAGTGCTGGAGGCAGTATGCGAGTTCAGCAGGCGGTGGGAGATCCCGGCCAGCTCTGCCCAGGAAG TGGTGCAGTTCTCGGCCTCTCGGCCTGGCTTCCTGACCTTCTGGGACCAGTGCACAGAGGGACTCAGCTGCTTCCTCTGCCCAGTGGAGCGGGTGCTTCTCACCTTCTGCAACCAGTATGGTGCCCGCCTCTCCCTGCGCCAGCCAGGCTTGGCTGAGGCTG TGTGTGTGAAGTTCCTGGAGGATGCCCTGGGGCAGAAGCTGCCCAGAAGGCCCCAGCCAGGGCCTGGAGAGCAGCTCACGGTCTTCCAGTTCTGGAGTTTTGTGGAAACCTTGGACAGCCCCACCATGGAAGCCTACGTGACTGAGACCGCTGAGGAGG TGTTACTGGTGCGGAATCTGAACTCAGATGACCAGGCTGTTGTGCTGAAGGCCCTGAGATTGGCGCCCGAGGGGCGTCTGCGAAGGGACGGGCTGCGGGCCCTCAGCTCCCTGCTCGTCCATGGCAACAACAAGGTCATGGCTGCTGTCAGCACCCAGCTCCGAAGCCTGTCACTGGGCCCTACCTTCCGGGAGAGG GCCCTCCTGTGCTTCCTGGACCAGCTGGAGGATGAGGACGTGCAGACTCGAGTGGCTGGCTGCCTGGCCCTAGGCTGCATCAAG GCTCCCGAGGGCATTGAGCCCCTGGTGTACCTCTGCCAAACTGACACAGAAGCTGTAAGGGAAGCTGCCCGGCAGAGCCTACAGCAGTGTG GAGAAGAGGGACAGTCTGCCCATCGACGGCTGGAGGAGTCCCTGGACGCCCTGCCCCGCATCTTTGGGCCTGGCAGCATGGCCAGCACAGCATTCTAA